One part of the Alphaproteobacteria bacterium genome encodes these proteins:
- the ccoS gene encoding cbb3-type cytochrome oxidase assembly protein CcoS: MVEHLYLIILALFTGLVGLGAFFWALKNGQFDDLEGDAARILQDD, from the coding sequence ATTGTGGAACATTTGTATTTAATCATACTGGCACTTTTCACTGGGCTTGTTGGCCTGGGCGCTTTTTTCTGGGCGTTAAAAAATGGCCAATTCGATGATCTAGAGGGCGATGCCGCCCGGATATTGCAAGACGATTAG